A part of Leptospira perdikensis genomic DNA contains:
- a CDS encoding alpha/beta fold hydrolase codes for MKILFIALTSISIALASTACNSSSNNNEPFLKVISKDGTNIAYEKIGSGPALIFITGAICHRKFQPIIDDAKALSENFTVYNYDRRGRGDSGDTETYSIQSEIQDIEALIDAAGGSAYIYGHSSGAVLAMEAALTLTNKVKKVYIYDPSYVSNEKEYKDYQLTKEKVKTLLAEEKYSKAVDEFLVSIGMPRIFTFFLPLTPGWKRTVKLAPTLLYDIALTENLAPTERLSKIKIPICIAYGEESPEEIQRVSRLLGQTIQTSLLQGVPKQDHMVDTKILLPKMVEFFKTETQK; via the coding sequence ATGAAAATCCTTTTTATTGCACTTACCAGTATCAGCATTGCATTAGCGAGCACAGCTTGTAACAGTTCTTCGAATAACAATGAACCATTTTTAAAAGTAATTTCAAAAGACGGAACGAACATTGCGTATGAAAAAATCGGATCCGGCCCAGCCTTAATTTTTATTACGGGAGCCATTTGCCATAGAAAGTTCCAACCGATCATTGATGATGCAAAGGCTCTTAGTGAAAATTTTACTGTTTATAATTACGATAGGCGTGGCCGAGGTGATAGCGGAGATACAGAAACCTATTCCATCCAATCGGAAATACAGGATATAGAAGCATTAATCGATGCGGCCGGAGGATCAGCATACATTTACGGTCATTCTTCAGGTGCAGTATTAGCTATGGAAGCCGCGCTCACTTTAACAAACAAAGTTAAAAAAGTTTATATTTATGATCCATCCTATGTATCAAACGAAAAAGAATATAAAGATTATCAGCTAACAAAAGAAAAAGTCAAAACTCTACTTGCCGAAGAAAAATACTCTAAAGCCGTTGATGAGTTTCTAGTTTCCATTGGTATGCCAAGGATATTTACATTTTTTTTACCGCTCACTCCAGGTTGGAAAAGAACTGTAAAACTGGCACCAACCCTTCTTTATGATATTGCTCTTACTGAAAATCTCGCACCTACAGAAAGATTATCAAAAATCAAAATACCGATTTGTATTGCTTACGGAGAAGAAAGTCCCGAGGAAATTCAAAGGGTATCTCGTTTACTGGGACAAACCATCCAAACTTCTCTTTTACAAGGAGTGCCAAAACAAGATCATATGGTAGATACAAAAATTCTATTACCAAAAATGGTGGAATTTTTTAAAACTGAGACCCAGAAATGA
- a CDS encoding TetR/AcrR family transcriptional regulator, translating into MSQYEEKHQFILSAGTQVFLKKGYLGTNMEEIATEAAVSKQTVYKHFASKEVLFTEIITNLTSRKTADSYQSLKPTSEVRDIKKFLVGYAIGELSVLLTPEVIRLRRLVIGEADRFPELAASFYKNGPQVAFTKLAELFHHFCKQGLLQMVDKKKAAEDFNWLILSAYLNQAMFLGDSSLPNQKEIRKHAVHSVSLFLKFYGKNRK; encoded by the coding sequence ATGAGTCAATACGAAGAGAAACATCAGTTTATATTAAGTGCAGGTACTCAAGTTTTTTTAAAGAAAGGGTATCTGGGCACTAATATGGAAGAGATTGCAACGGAAGCTGCTGTTTCCAAACAGACGGTATACAAACATTTTGCTAGCAAAGAAGTTCTATTTACAGAAATTATTACGAACTTGACCTCTCGGAAAACCGCTGATTCTTATCAGAGTTTAAAACCGACCAGCGAAGTAAGGGATATAAAAAAATTCTTAGTTGGTTATGCTATCGGAGAACTTTCTGTTTTACTCACTCCGGAAGTCATCAGGCTTCGGCGACTTGTGATTGGTGAAGCGGACCGGTTTCCTGAATTAGCAGCATCTTTTTATAAAAATGGTCCTCAAGTGGCTTTTACCAAACTAGCAGAATTGTTTCATCATTTTTGCAAACAAGGTTTGTTACAAATGGTTGATAAAAAAAAAGCAGCAGAAGATTTTAATTGGCTAATTTTATCTGCCTATTTGAATCAGGCGATGTTTCTTGGTGACTCAAGTTTACCGAATCAGAAAGAAATTCGTAAACATGCTGTACATAGTGTATCTTTGTTTCTGAAGTTTTATGGAAAAAATAGAAAGTAA
- a CDS encoding STAS/SEC14 domain-containing protein, whose amino-acid sequence MIIFQCPTAVTEYLEDKKIVVLTQTGKNTGANLKDSLDKGVEALINNKAVKWLSDNRNMGTHTAEDVEWLNNDWTPRAIKAGWKKWALIQPQSALSAMSEKNLVDFFATNGIEVKIFETPEEGYKWLESV is encoded by the coding sequence ATGATTATATTTCAATGCCCCACAGCTGTGACAGAATACCTGGAAGATAAAAAGATCGTCGTTCTTACACAGACAGGAAAAAACACTGGAGCTAATTTAAAAGACAGTTTAGACAAAGGAGTTGAGGCGCTCATTAACAATAAAGCAGTCAAGTGGTTGTCCGATAACAGAAATATGGGCACACATACTGCAGAAGATGTAGAATGGCTGAACAACGACTGGACTCCAAGAGCCATCAAAGCTGGCTGGAAAAAGTGGGCACTGATCCAACCGCAATCAGCATTGTCTGCTATGTCTGAAAAAAACCTTGTCGATTTTTTTGCTACAAATGGCATCGAAGTTAAAATTTTCGAAACACCTGAAGAAGGATACAAATGGCTGGAGTCAGTTTAG